The following are encoded in a window of Phaseolus vulgaris cultivar G19833 chromosome 3, P. vulgaris v2.0, whole genome shotgun sequence genomic DNA:
- the LOC137806524 gene encoding phospholipase A1-IIgamma-like, which yields MDSHSIGRKWRDLSGRSNWEGMLDPLDIDLRQYILHYGQLAQATYDAFNSEKLSMHAGNCRYAKRDFFSKVGLEHGNPFKYEVTEFLYATSKATASKQFALKLFSKDEWGMESNWIGYVAVATDEGKAALGRRDIVVAWRGTVQGSEWVQDLHIPLDPAPLIFRDARAELHNGFYSVYTSNNPDSHITQTSARNQVLEEVRRLVEKYKNEEISISVTGHSLGAALATLNAVDIAAQGLNKPKDQPHRVFPVTAFLFASPRVGNSHFGKIFSEYKHLRALRIRNKKDQVPKLPIGLAVVGQELVIDTRKSKYLKEGVSAHNLEAYLHGVAGTQGKKGGFNLEVNRDIALLNKGMDALKDEYLVPVEWRVHENKGMVQQSDGTWKLFDHNEDVIPSLHARL from the exons atggaTAGCCATAGCATAGGAAGAAAATGGAGAGATCTTAGTGGGAGAAGTAATTGGGAAGGAATGTTGGATCCTCTAGACATTGACCTTCGCCAATACATCTTACACTATGGACAGCTTGCTCAAGCTACATATGATGCTTTCAACTCAGAAAAGTTATCTATGCATGCTGGCAACTGTCGATATGCCAAGAGGGATTTCTTTTCCAAAGTTGGTTTGGAACATGGGAATCCCTTCAAGTATGAGGTGACTGAGTTCCTATATGCAACTTCCAAAGCCACTGCCTCTAAACAGTTTGCCTTGAAGTTGTTTTCGAAGGATGAATGGGGCATGGAATCAAATTGGATAGGGTATGTTGCTGTTGCCACTGATGAAGGCAAAGCAGCACTTGGAAGGAGGGATATTGTGGTTGCTTGGAGGGGAACAGTTCAGGGTTCCGAATGGGTTCAAGATTTACATATCCCTCTTGACCCTGCCCCACTAATATTTCGTGATGCTCGTGCTGAACTACACAATGGTTTTTACTCTGTTTATACCTCAAATAACCCAGATTCACATATCACTCAGACCAGTGCTAGAAATCAG GTTCTGGAGGAGGTTAGAAGACTCGTGGAGAAATACAAGAATGAAGAAATTAGCATAAGTGTGACAGGGCACAGCTTGGGTGCTGCACTTGCAACTTTAAATGCAGTGGACATAGCTGCCCAAGGATTGAACAAACCCAAAGACCAACCACATAGGGTTTTTCCCGTGACAGCATTTCTGTTCGCGAGTCCTCGTGTTGGAAACTCTCACTTCGGGAAGATCTTCAGCGAGTACAAGCATCTGCGAGCACTGCGCATTCGTAATAAGAAGGACCAAGTTCCTAAACTTCCCATTGGCCTCGCTGTTGTGGGGCAAGAACTAGTGATCGACACTAGAAAATCCAAGTACTTGAAGGAAGGGGTGAGTGCGCATAACTTGGAGGCTTACTTGCATGGAGTTGCGGGAACGCAAGGGAAAAAGGGAGGGTTCAATTTGGAGGTGAATCGTGACATTGCACTTCTGAACAAGGGCATGGATGCATTGAAAGATGAATATCTTGTTCCTGTGGAATGGAGGGTGCACGAGAACAAGGGTATGGTTCAGCAATCTGATGGTACTTGGAAGCTTTTCGATCATAACGAGGATGTTATTCCATCGTTACATGCTAGATTATAG
- the LOC137806523 gene encoding phospholipase A1-IIgamma-like — protein MGSIARKWRELSGRSNWKGLLDPLDIDLRRYIIHYGQLAQATYDGFNSEKASNLAGNSRYSKREFFGKVGLENGNPFKYLVTKFLYATSKASDSEKFLLRSFSKDAWSLQSNWIGYVAVATDEGKEALGRRDIVVAWRGTIQAAEWVKDFHFHLDPAPEIFGDAASAELHHGFYSLYTSKNPGSKFTNTSARNQVLEEVGRLVEEYKNEEISISVTGHSLGAALATLNAVDIAAQGLNKPKGQPQKACPVTAFAYASPRVGDSSFEDAFNGYKDLRALRIRNETDIVPVSLLLGFSDVGEELLIDTRKSKFLKEGVSAHNLEAYLHGVAGTQGKKGGFNLEVNRDIALLNKGMDALKDEYLVPVEWRVQENKGMVQQLDGTWKLIEKNEDGFQSIHSSL, from the exons ATGGGTAGCATTGCAAGAAAATGGAGAGAACTTAGTGGGAGAAGCAATTGGAAAGGTCTGCTAGACCCTCTAGACATTGATCTTCGTCGTTACATAATACACTACGGACAACTTGCTCAAGCTACATACGATGGTTTCAACTCAGAAAAAGCATCAAATCTTGCTGGGAACAGTAGATATTCTAAGAGGGAGTTCTTCGGCAAAGTTGGCTTGGAAAATGGGAACCCTTTCAAGTATTTGGTGACCAAGTTTCTGTATGCAACTTCCAAAGCCAGTGACTCTGAGAAGTTTCTCTTGAGGTCGTTTTCGAAGGACGCTTGGAGCCTGCAATCGAATTGGATAGGGTATGTTGCTGTTGCCACTGATGAAGGGAAAGAAGCATTGGGGAGAAGGGACATAGTGGTTGCTTGGAGAGGAACCATTCAGGCTGCGGAATGGGTTAAGGATTTTCATTTCCATTTGGATCCTGCGCCGGAAATTTTTGGTGATGCTGCttctgcagaactgcaccatgGTTTTTACTCTCTTTACACCAGCAAAAACCCTGGTTCAAAATTCACTAATACCAGTGCTAGAAACCAG GTTCTAGAAGAGGTTGGAAGACTGGTGGAGGAATACAAGAATGAAGAAATTAGCATAAGTGTGACAGGGCACAGCTTGGGTGCTGCACTTGCAACTTTAAATGCAGTGGACATAGCTGCCCAAGGATTGAACAAACCAAAAGGCCAACCTCAGAAAGCGTGTCCCGTCACTGCATTTGCATACGCGTCTCCTCGTGTAGGAGACTCAAGCTTTGAGGACGCCTTCAATGGCTACAAAGATCTGCGAGCACTGCGTATTCGTAATGAAACGGATATTGTCCCGGTTAGTCTCCTTCTAGGCTTTTCCGATGTGGGGGAGGAACTACTGATCGACACTAGAAAATCCAAGTTCTTGAAGGAAGGGGTGAGTGCGCATAACTTGGAGGCTTACTTGCATGGAGTTGCGGGAACGCAAGGGAAAAAGGGAGGGTTCAATTTGGAGGTGAATCGTGACATTGCACTTCTGAACAAGGGCATGGATGCATTGAAAGATGAATATCTTGTTCCTGTGGAATGGAGGGTGCAGGAGAATAAGGGTATGGTTCAGCAATTAGATGGTACTTGGAAGCTTATCGAGAAAAATGAGGATGGTTTTCAATCCATACATTCCAGTTTATAA